From a region of the Coprococcus comes ATCC 27758 genome:
- a CDS encoding DUF885 family protein — protein MKNTDLTNTYRELDRELAILHDQLESHRSFENILFLPTPEKIRSVREKWNDLKTQVENLDTPDNVYRLVKHHLNDFLDSLKFTIEEKEHNPEAPLLDFVYYLQEIARCDRRSNEVRLDVLTRKLQAFHENQDLILNLIHTQYGENEASLSSAFARARLDMQRDQKLLNEYFPDFTEEQIASLSQSFRIFIDQLQEMADLLGSDCQSDSEELLKDDLSKTIKMDPEAYRSLLKNRLGVSLDELLAWHKEEIEKTRAEVFEIASKLELPEGTPKTMKEVSDVLFRYAGPCDSAEEMYTRARNYLKRTRAVAHEYVRLPEDETCLCVPLPPCYKDSYPWGGYEGGDFRVKPLRGQMFLNQYNYQNITDGWIKMNTMHETYPGHHVQFIRAAIDPTPETVKIGAKSVPLEEGTCIRTERAFTFIFAEDPFFPLFVAFRRHHASVRILVDLQLYYFGVTLEDAVKIYEEELGFDRVTARAQIQAHQNAPGYFTCYYYGMKKICDWEKEYGYTKWDYTELLFSAGRISMESLEMLVKMTKEEQGRFFTEFRSLLMDE, from the coding sequence ATGAAAAATACTGACTTAACCAATACTTACCGCGAACTTGACAGAGAACTTGCCATTTTGCATGACCAACTCGAAAGCCACCGTTCTTTTGAAAATATCCTTTTTCTCCCGACTCCCGAAAAGATCAGATCGGTCCGCGAAAAATGGAACGATTTAAAAACACAGGTTGAAAACCTGGATACACCTGACAATGTCTATCGTCTGGTGAAGCATCATCTGAATGACTTCCTGGATTCTCTTAAATTTACTATCGAAGAAAAAGAACACAATCCGGAAGCACCTCTCCTGGATTTTGTCTATTATCTTCAGGAAATCGCTCGCTGTGACAGGCGTTCTAATGAAGTACGTCTCGATGTCCTGACCAGAAAATTACAGGCATTTCATGAAAATCAGGATTTGATCCTTAATCTGATCCACACACAATACGGAGAAAATGAAGCTTCCCTTTCTTCTGCCTTTGCCCGCGCAAGGCTGGATATGCAGCGCGACCAGAAACTGTTAAATGAATATTTCCCGGATTTCACAGAAGAACAGATTGCATCTTTATCACAGTCCTTCCGGATTTTTATCGATCAGCTTCAGGAAATGGCAGATTTACTCGGTTCTGACTGCCAGTCTGACTCTGAAGAATTGTTAAAGGATGATCTCTCAAAGACCATCAAGATGGATCCGGAAGCTTACCGCAGCCTTCTGAAAAACCGTCTTGGTGTATCTCTCGACGAACTGCTTGCATGGCATAAAGAAGAAATTGAAAAGACCCGTGCTGAAGTATTCGAAATCGCCTCCAAATTAGAGCTTCCGGAAGGAACTCCGAAGACAATGAAAGAAGTCAGCGATGTGCTTTTCCGCTATGCCGGTCCTTGTGACAGTGCCGAGGAAATGTATACACGTGCCAGAAATTATCTAAAACGTACCCGTGCTGTCGCTCATGAATATGTACGTCTTCCGGAAGATGAAACCTGTCTGTGCGTTCCTCTTCCGCCTTGCTATAAGGATTCTTACCCTTGGGGCGGTTATGAGGGTGGTGATTTCCGTGTCAAACCGCTCCGCGGCCAGATGTTCCTGAATCAGTATAATTATCAGAACATTACCGATGGCTGGATCAAGATGAATACCATGCACGAAACTTATCCGGGACACCATGTCCAGTTTATCCGCGCAGCGATCGATCCAACACCGGAAACTGTAAAAATAGGAGCAAAAAGTGTACCTCTGGAAGAGGGAACCTGTATTCGGACTGAACGCGCATTTACCTTTATCTTTGCGGAAGACCCGTTCTTCCCTCTGTTCGTTGCATTCCGCCGTCATCATGCCTCTGTCCGTATCCTGGTTGATCTGCAGCTGTATTATTTTGGAGTGACACTGGAGGATGCTGTAAAAATCTACGAAGAAGAGCTTGGCTTTGACCGCGTAACTGCCCGCGCCCAGATACAGGCACACCAGAATGCGCCGGGATATTTCACCTGCTATTATTATGGAATGAAGAAAATCTGCGACTGGGAAAAAGAGTATGGATATACGAAATGGGATTATACGGAACTGCTGTTCTCAGCCGGGCGGATCAGTATGGAAAGCCTGGAGATGCTGGTTAAGATGACCAAAGAAGAGCAGGGACGTTTCTTTACGGAGTTCCGGAGCTTGCTGATGGATGAATAG
- a CDS encoding DUF4317 family protein has protein sequence MINREDMLELTRRMTPARTSFTRIAGCYVDADGDFEGSFNINFLKLSPSEKTKNLAIAKTIPFAETNTKLKKYEIQPENQKAGSMWQLLMALRDCELKNDALMDTLYDIIMENIRITTPYAIYVFHDNYDIPSKATDKERLGESEEMFPYLICAICPLVGEYEPGSPTSGFLFPAFTDRSGDLNHINIYGITEKKREELGRLISL, from the coding sequence ATGATCAACCGAGAAGATATGCTGGAATTGACGCGGCGGATGACGCCTGCAAGAACATCATTCACAAGAATAGCAGGCTGTTATGTAGATGCAGACGGAGATTTTGAAGGAAGCTTTAACATCAACTTCCTTAAACTCTCTCCGTCAGAAAAAACAAAAAATCTCGCAATCGCCAAAACGATTCCATTTGCAGAGACAAACACAAAACTGAAGAAATACGAGATCCAGCCGGAAAATCAGAAAGCCGGAAGTATGTGGCAACTTTTAATGGCGCTCAGAGACTGTGAACTCAAAAACGATGCCCTGATGGATACTCTTTATGATATCATCATGGAAAACATCCGGATCACCACCCCTTATGCGATCTATGTTTTCCATGATAACTACGATATCCCATCCAAAGCCACCGACAAAGAACGCCTCGGAGAATCCGAAGAGATGTTCCCTTACCTCATCTGCGCCATCTGTCCCCTTGTCGGCGAATACGAACCCGGATCCCCAACATCCGGCTTCCTCTTCCCCGCCTTTACAGACCGCAGCGGTGACCTGAACCACATAAATATCTATGGCATAACTGAAAAGAAACGTGAAGAACTTGGTAGACTTATATCTTTATAA